GGGCCCACCTACCAAAACACATCCTTGAGTCACTACAACCATTTGCCTTCTCTGAATCCATACCTAGGTTGTTTGGCACAGTCAAAGAAAAGTCACCCCACCATTTAGACCACCTTTCAACCTTGATTAGGCTCCTAATACAATGCCTTTGGTTTCCCTAGTCAGAGGTATTGCAGACCTCTTCCACCCAATCATGACCTAGTTCATTCCTAGCAAATGAACATACTGCTTTAAAGAATAAACATAAACCAGCAAATAATTCCCTCAACTTTCAGCCACAAAACCCTAACAGTATGAATACCCACACTTTCCTTTCCACTCACTACAATCAAAGCTGTATCCTTCCTTGTAATGCTAATTCTTCCACCTGAACCAGGGAGCACATTCCCTATCCCCTTCTGACTTTCTGCCAGCACCTGTAATCAGATTTTCCCCttctcatcttaaaaaaagaaacaaaaagaaaaaaaaaaaaaaaaaaaaggcccttcCTGCACCACATACTCTCCTTCCtgcttgctaatattttaatttttctccagtAAAACACTCAAACTTCTTAAGAGTAATCAACATTTACTACTGATTTGCTCAAATCTCATTCACTTCTCAATCCTAGCCATGCCCAAGCACACCACACCATTTGCCGCTGTCATGCCAACACCTTCCCTCCTTTTTGACCAACTTGCAATCCTTAACTGACCTCTCTCTAGTATTTGATAATTTTGACCTTCCACCTTCAAGTAGTCCTCTTCTCTTGATTCTCCCCAGTTGATATCTGGGGCTTTAATTTCTATCTCTAAGCCCACGACAGACACATACAGCCAAGATCTCTCTCAAGAGCTGCATATGTATAATATCCATAACTTACTGGATATCTTAAAGGTATGTACATCAATACCAACATATTCAAAACCGAATTTGTATCTTCCTTCTTAAATCTACTTTAATCTCTCATGTTCCCTATCTCAGTTTCTCATACTGCCATCCATACATGTGCACATGCCAAGAATGAAATCCAGGGTTCCTGGGGTCATCTTTACTTCTTCCCCTCATCTTTTACGTCCTTATCCATCAAACACCAAGTCCTATGTCTCTGTGCTCATCCCACTGCCTCAATGTTCATAATCTCCTCTTTCTTACATTACAGCAACTGGTCTACCACTGTTCCAATGGTGATGAGCTGGACTGTACTGCTGAAGCACCAGCACTTACATACGTAAGCATATTCAGTAAATTTATCCTAATCACTATTTTAGAGAAAACGTAGCCAAATCAGAATACTAATAAAGAGCACATGTGCAAATCACCTTATGCAAATCAGGTATGTGTAAAATGgacagtcaaaagaaaaaaaggagaattggtacttttcaaaataattcataataGCATAACTCAATTTATACTTTTCAACAAAAAGTCTACACTCAATATGCCTAACTTTATACCTACCACTGGAAAAGTACTATactatattgaaatatttaaaacatgctacagaaatgttctttaaaaattaaatatgataattTCTGGGATAACAAAAacacatctgaaaatattttagtatctCTTGCTCTTCATGTTATCAAGAAAaacaagtgaaataaataaataaataggtactAAAGTCAAttcttataaacaaaaatattttctattaatagtTCCATAGTGCATTATAAAAGTGTAACTGTGTGGAAAAGTTAAGGGTGAATGCTGAGTGCAAGAGTTAGAAAAACCACTAAAACCTTTAAGTGAGAAAGTGGAGAAGACTTCTTATCAATGTGACATATTAGACACTATAAACataacataaaacacaaaatgtaGTGGAATGTTCCCTAAGTCAAAAAGTGGTATGAAAGCACAAAATGCATATAGATTGGATTACCTGAAGTTTTACTCAGCTCTGCTGAAAATATAGCAGATGGTGATCTGTCCTCCTTTTCTGTATCAGAAGGAAGATTTTTCTCAGCTTCTTTCATAAGAACTTTGGGTTTAACTATGCCGCCTATCTCTGCTTGAGTGGTCAAAGCAGAAACATCTGGAGGCAATAAGAGCACCTTTGATGTAGCAGACCCATTTTTGGAAAAGTcatctgagaaactgattttctCTTCAACTTTGGGTTGTACGTTCTTCAAAGAAAGGTCATGGGGCAATTCTGTGCAAGCCAATGACCCAGCTCCACCCGGGGCATTAGCAATTTCACTTTTGTGGGATACTTCTAGGTCAGTATATTCCCTGGCTAATTTAGAAAATGAATCAGTTTTAGAACTGATCAATGTAGGGAACTCATCTATAATTTCAATTGGAGATGAATCTGAAAATGTTTCAGTTTCTCTTACTTGTGCTTCCTTAGAAAGAAATAAGTCATCATCTGAATAAACTGCAGTACTGAGCTCCTCCATCTGCAAAggaattttctcctttttgctcAATGTTGAAACTTCATCAGGTAACAGGGTATCTTTTGTGTTATCTAAATTGAGCTTAAAAGATTCCAAATATGGCTTTCCTCCCTCGGGTGGTAAAGCACTaagtttttccttattttcatgtTCTATCATTGACTCAAATGAAGTTTCAGGGAGATTTTCTTTCACAAGCATCACAGCTTCATCTTGTTTTTGTGGAACATCAGGTATGGAATCATCACTAAATAAGTCAACCGGTTCAGAATCAGGTGAGGAATCTTCAACTAGCTCAGAATGATCAGGCACTGGCTGTTCAACTTTTGCCATTTCTGAATAATCAGAGAAATCTGGAGTTGGTTCAGCAGAAAgctttgtttctttaattaaatCACATGCAATAGATATATAAGGAGCTTCTGTTTCTTGAACAGCTGCATTAATGCTTTCAGgctctttaatttcttcctttattcctgaTACTTTTTTTAGTGATACACTCATGGCCTCTTCGTATGGTGGGGGGTTTTCAGGCTCATGTATTATGCTTTCATAATTAACTGAAGCAGCTTCTAATGGTGATGAGCTGGGCTGTACCGCCGAAGCACCAGCACTAGGAACTGCAGAATTCAATGGTGCTTCCATAACAATGTCAGGCAAAACTGGCGAAGGAGTAGCTTCTGATTCTTCAAATGATGGGCAAAGCTGTGCTGCAGGATAGAGGGACTCTTGCATAACTTCTGATGTTTGAACCAAGTCCATTTTTGTTTCATAAGCAATCTTTGTACCAGTAACTTCGTTCAATTCACTTTCACATGCTTCCTGTACTAAATCTGGAGTCAGGCCTTCAGGCATGTTTGCCACTACTTCCTCAGTCACCTTTCCTAAATTATCTGTTGTGACATAATCTGTCTCAGAATCCTGTGCTGCTACAAGAAAAGGGTTTGATGTTTTGGTGCTAGTATTCTTCTCTGTTACTATTTGggccttcttttcttctatttttttttcatcgGTCTTATTTTCTGAAGTATGATCTCctaacaaaggaaaaatgtttgtTGCAATGCTCTCAGTTGCTGCTGGGTTAAAAGGAGCACATGTGATATATGCTCCTGAACGATCCTTTATAGCTTCTGGTGTACTGGGGAAAGAAGTATCATCATTACTACTCTCACTATCTTTTTCGTGATTAGTTTGCTCTAGGCTATCTGCAAAACCTTTTTTATCCACTTTACTTTCCAACTTGCTCTCGATTTTACCTCCAGCAGCCAACACATCACTATCTTCCTTACTATCTTTCACTTCCCATACTCGCTCAAATGGTTTGAAGTCTGCATATTCCTCCCTCATAGGAGCTTCCACTGCAATTCTCTTTTCATTAAAACTGTCTTTTGCTTTTCCTAAAGACATAACTTCATCCTCTTCTTTAACCAATTTAGTAAGAGCTATAGGCAACTCTTGTTGATTATGAAGGATGTTATTACTAACTAaattctcttcttctttatttttcacgATTATTTCTTCCCTAGGATTTGCTACTATTATGGCAGATTCTGCTTTTGGAGAGACACTGAATGATGATCCCATTTCTGAGTATTCTAATTCTGAAAACTCTGTTAAATCTCTATCTACAAGTGGAGTTTCTGCCTTCTCTGAGAACTCTTTAGAAGCTTCATTGACAGTTTCTTGAAGTGTTCCTTCGGTGGGTAATACTGTTGACAAATTACCAAGGTATTCATGTTCTTTAAAAGAAGCAgctgagagaggagacagagaaggaagagaagcagcagTTTCAAGCAGGACAGATGGGAAATCCTCTTGACCAGCCGAAATAGTGTTACCTGGCTGCTCCTTCAAGTCCATAATATTTTCTGTGACCATGGACAGAAAGGAAAGTTAGAGAATGCCAGTGTTCTCAGAGTTAATGCAAGTTTTATGACAGATTCAAAATAGTGTTAGTAAAGACTTActgtttattaaaatgaaatgttaatagCAATTAATAAGTAACAATAGAGTAGACTTGAATCATTACTGAAAATATTAAGCTACTGTAAATATAACATATGCATGGCTACAGAGGCAATTACATGCTATGCAAAGACAAATCAAGTCTGAGTAAACCTCAAATGTTATCAACTAAGATACTAAGAGCTAGTTTTAGAGAAGAGAAGAATATCTGCGAAAAGAGTTTGAGTGACAGTATAGGAAAGAAGGGGCACTGGGTAATTAAATGCCATAGACTGGTATTTATTTACAGGAAAGTCTTTCTGGCTATACTCAAACTATATTTGGAGAAAGGGaattgtaaatatgtaaatgtaattCAAGGGTCCAAGAATTCCTTATGTACTTCCAAGTGTTCATCggattttgctcatttttccctTGGGCATACCATATCAAATGCAAATTTCAACTTTTCCAGTAGACAGACATTCTTGGAACCATGCTAATTTTTAGTAAATCCAAGCTACTCTGCATAGAGTTAACACACTAAAAAGTTAAAGTTAGAATACAGAGAGGATAAAAGGCTGGCAGAAAAAAACTTGCCTGCAGAGGAGCGTATCACAGGCTCAGATGCAGCAGGAAGAGCAAAAAGGgtctcatctgaaaaacaaatagaatataaCCTCAGCAGAAATAAAGACAGACTGAAAGGAGACTAAAGATCAGAGGAGCAAGCCAGGGTTCAGTTTGTAATAAGTTAACAAAAAACTTTACAGAGAAAGGGCCAAGATCAAAAGGAAGTCAGAAAAAGTAGTGCCATTAATTCAGGTTAAATCATCGTATATATTATAAAGTTAATTAAATGTTATCCATAGAACCTATCATTTTTCAAGACGCAATACAACCTGTTTATGTTAAAGAAACTTATGAATCAAAGTGGCTTTAAAATACTGTTCTACTTAATGTATCACATCCAAAGCTTTCACTCAGGTTTTCATATAGGTAAATTGTCTTGTTCTAttcaagccaaaaataaaaagctgaatttgaataaaattaacaACTACAAATGTTTAATCTTTTGTTACTGGCGTATGTTTAATttagaaaaacacttttaaagaaTTACGCATTTTCTCTTACATTCTAAGTTGTTACAGTCATTGTGCCCTGTTCTTTGAAGACATTAGTCCTGTGCCAACGTCCAAATGCCAGagtccaaaatacaaaaaaaaaataataattaactgcCTTTAGGACGACACTATTATTGGTGTTATTTAAAATTAACCTAAGTGAGGGCTACTTGTTATTTGTATACACAACTAGTGAGAGACTAAGGCAATTCGTTTCCAGAGCCCATTTCCTTAATCACTGTATGTTACAGAACTGAAAGCTTAtatctcctccaaaactcatgttaaagCCCCAACCTGGAATGTGACAGTATCTGAAgatggggactttgggaggtgattagggttAAATGCAGTCGGAGGGGGGGGCCCTGGGCCGaggggattagtgcccttataggaagagacaccagagagcttgctgTCATGCTCCCTGTCTCCCCAGGCACACATAAGAGGTCATATGAGCACACAGTGAGATGGTGGTCACCTATAAGCCAGGAGAAGAGGCCTCAGAAAGAAATCTaccttgccagcaccttgatcttagactcaccagcctccagaactgtgaaaaataaatttctgctcagccacccagcctatggtactttgttacagcagcccaagctAACTAACACACTCTATATTGGTAATATTAACTTTGTACAATGTCATCTTGAACCTGCAGTTGGGAGACCCTAAgctgtagggaaaagaaagaaagatcagactgttactgtgtccaTGTAGAAAGGGAAGACACAAGAAATTCCATTTTGACCTGCAGCTGAAAAATTGCTTTGCTTAAATGCTGTTAATTTGTAACTTTGCCCCAGCCACTTTGTCCCACcttgtgctcacagaaacatgtgttgtatggaatcaaggtttaagggatctagggctgtgcaggacATGCCTtgttaataaaatgtttacaagGAGTATGCTTGgcaaaagtcatcaccattctctagtctcaataaaccaggggcacaatgcactgcGAAAagccacagggacctctgccttgGAAAAccgggtattgtccaaggtttctccccatgtcatagtctgaaatatggcctcatgggatgagaaagacctgatcgtcccccagccagacacccataaagggtctgtgctgaggtggACTAAAGAGGAAAGCCtcttgcagttgagatagaggaaggccactgtctcctgcctgcccctgggaactGAATGTCTCAGTATAAAACCCGACTGTACATTTGTTCAATTCAGAGATAGGAGAAAAACTGCCCTCCACTGAGATGTCTGGGCAGAGAGAAACATAATCTGGCCTGcgtgcacatccaggcatagtaCCTCCCCTTGAATTTAATTATGACACAGATtcttttgctcacatgttttcttgctgaccGTTTCCTTATTATCACCCTGCTCTCCTACTGCACTCCTCTTGctgagataataaaaataatcaataaaaactgagggaactcagagaccggtgctggTGCAGGTCCTTGGTATGCTGAGTACCAgtctcctgggcccactgttgtttctctatactttgtctctgtgtcttatttcttttctcagtctctcgtcccacctgacGAGACATACCCAAAAGTGTAGAGGGGGAGGCCTCCTCTTCACTAAGCTAAAGATCTTCTACAGTTTACACTAGAGAAAGGCCTCTACCATCAGACAATTTGAAAGAGCCTGAGAGATGACTGGAAGGTAATATTCCTTGAACAGATTGAACC
This Theropithecus gelada isolate Dixy chromosome 13, Tgel_1.0, whole genome shotgun sequence DNA region includes the following protein-coding sequences:
- the RTN4 gene encoding reticulon-4 isoform X2, with translation MDLKEQPGNTISAGQEDFPSVLLETAASLPSLSPLSAASFKEHEYLGNLSTVLPTEGTLQETVNEASKEFSEKAETPLVDRDLTEFSELEYSEMGSSFSVSPKAESAIIVANPREEIIVKNKEEENLVSNNILHNQQELPIALTKLVKEEDEVMSLGKAKDSFNEKRIAVEAPMREEYADFKPFERVWEVKDSKEDSDVLAAGGKIESKLESKVDKKGFADSLEQTNHEKDSESSNDDTSFPSTPEAIKDRSGAYITCAPFNPAATESIATNIFPLLGDHTSENKTDEKKIEEKKAQIVTEKNTSTKTSNPFLVAAQDSETDYVTTDNLGKVTEEVVANMPEGLTPDLVQEACESELNEVTGTKIAYETKMDLVQTSEVMQESLYPAAQLCPSFEESEATPSPVLPDIVMEAPLNSAVPSAGASAVQPSSSPLEAASVNYESIIHEPENPPPYEEAMSVSLKKVSGIKEEIKEPESINAAVQETEAPYISIACDLIKETKLSAEPTPDFSDYSEMAKVEQPVPDHSELVEDSSPDSEPVDLFSDDSIPDVPQKQDEAVMLVKENLPETSFESMIEHENKEKLSALPPEGGKPYLESFKLNLDNTKDTLLPDEVSTLSKKEKIPLQMEELSTAVYSDDDLFLSKEAQVRETETFSDSSPIEIIDEFPTLISSKTDSFSKLAREYTDLEVSHKSEIANAPGGAGSLACTELPHDLSLKNVQPKVEEKISFSDDFSKNGSATSKVLLLPPDVSALTTQAEIGGIVKPKVLMKEAEKNLPSDTEKEDRSPSAIFSAELSKTSVVDLLYWRDIKKTGVVFGASLFLLLSLTVFSIVSVTAYIALALLSVTISFRIYRGVIQAIQKSDEGHPFRAYLESEVAISEELVQKYSNSALGHVNCTIKELRRLFLVDDLVDSLKFAVLMWVFTYVGALFNGLTLLILALISLFSVPVIYERHQAQIDHYLGLANKNVKDAMAKIQAKIPGLKRKAE
- the RTN4 gene encoding reticulon-4 isoform X1, which translates into the protein MEDLDQSPLVSSSDSPPRPQPAFKYQFVREPEDEEEEEEEEEEDEDEDLEELEVLERKPAAAGLSAAPVPTAPAAGAPLMDFGNDFVPPAPRGPLPAAPPAAPEPQPSWDPSPVSSTVPAPSSLSAAAVSPSKLLEDDEPPTRPPPPPPASVSPQAEPAWTPPAPAPAAPPSTPAAPKRRGSSGSVDETLFALPAASEPVIRSSAENIMDLKEQPGNTISAGQEDFPSVLLETAASLPSLSPLSAASFKEHEYLGNLSTVLPTEGTLQETVNEASKEFSEKAETPLVDRDLTEFSELEYSEMGSSFSVSPKAESAIIVANPREEIIVKNKEEENLVSNNILHNQQELPIALTKLVKEEDEVMSLGKAKDSFNEKRIAVEAPMREEYADFKPFERVWEVKDSKEDSDVLAAGGKIESKLESKVDKKGFADSLEQTNHEKDSESSNDDTSFPSTPEAIKDRSGAYITCAPFNPAATESIATNIFPLLGDHTSENKTDEKKIEEKKAQIVTEKNTSTKTSNPFLVAAQDSETDYVTTDNLGKVTEEVVANMPEGLTPDLVQEACESELNEVTGTKIAYETKMDLVQTSEVMQESLYPAAQLCPSFEESEATPSPVLPDIVMEAPLNSAVPSAGASAVQPSSSPLEAASVNYESIIHEPENPPPYEEAMSVSLKKVSGIKEEIKEPESINAAVQETEAPYISIACDLIKETKLSAEPTPDFSDYSEMAKVEQPVPDHSELVEDSSPDSEPVDLFSDDSIPDVPQKQDEAVMLVKENLPETSFESMIEHENKEKLSALPPEGGKPYLESFKLNLDNTKDTLLPDEVSTLSKKEKIPLQMEELSTAVYSDDDLFLSKEAQVRETETFSDSSPIEIIDEFPTLISSKTDSFSKLAREYTDLEVSHKSEIANAPGGAGSLACTELPHDLSLKNVQPKVEEKISFSDDFSKNGSATSKVLLLPPDVSALTTQAEIGGIVKPKVLMKEAEKNLPSDTEKEDRSPSAIFSAELSKTSVVDLLYWRDIKKTGVVFGASLFLLLSLTVFSIVSVTAYIALALLSVTISFRIYRGVIQAIQKSDEGHPFRAYLESEVAISEELVQKYSNSALGHVNCTIKELRRLFLVDDLVDSLKFAVLMWVFTYVGALFNGLTLLILALISLFSVPVIYERHQAQIDHYLGLANKNVKDAMAKIQAKIPGLKRKAE
- the RTN4 gene encoding reticulon-4 isoform X3; translated protein: MEDLDQSPLVSSSDSPPRPQPAFKYQFVREPEDEEEEEEEEEEDEDEDLEELEVLERKPFSELEYSEMGSSFSVSPKAESAIIVANPREEIIVKNKEEENLVSNNILHNQQELPIALTKLVKEEDEVMSLGKAKDSFNEKRIAVEAPMREEYADFKPFERVWEVKDSKEDSDVLAAGGKIESKLESKVDKKGFADSLEQTNHEKDSESSNDDTSFPSTPEAIKDRSGAYITCAPFNPAATESIATNIFPLLGDHTSENKTDEKKIEEKKAQIVTEKNTSTKTSNPFLVAAQDSETDYVTTDNLGKVTEEVVANMPEGLTPDLVQEACESELNEVTGTKIAYETKMDLVQTSEVMQESLYPAAQLCPSFEESEATPSPVLPDIVMEAPLNSAVPSAGASAVQPSSSPLEAASVNYESIIHEPENPPPYEEAMSVSLKKVSGIKEEIKEPESINAAVQETEAPYISIACDLIKETKLSAEPTPDFSDYSEMAKVEQPVPDHSELVEDSSPDSEPVDLFSDDSIPDVPQKQDEAVMLVKENLPETSFESMIEHENKEKLSALPPEGGKPYLESFKLNLDNTKDTLLPDEVSTLSKKEKIPLQMEELSTAVYSDDDLFLSKEAQVRETETFSDSSPIEIIDEFPTLISSKTDSFSKLAREYTDLEVSHKSEIANAPGGAGSLACTELPHDLSLKNVQPKVEEKISFSDDFSKNGSATSKVLLLPPDVSALTTQAEIGGIVKPKVLMKEAEKNLPSDTEKEDRSPSAIFSAELSKTSVVDLLYWRDIKKTGVVFGASLFLLLSLTVFSIVSVTAYIALALLSVTISFRIYRGVIQAIQKSDEGHPFRAYLESEVAISEELVQKYSNSALGHVNCTIKELRRLFLVDDLVDSLKFAVLMWVFTYVGALFNGLTLLILALISLFSVPVIYERHQAQIDHYLGLANKNVKDAMAKIQAKIPGLKRKAE